The sequence AAAGTCTTTGGAAAGGGGGTCTGGGGGGATAACCTTTCTTCAGAAAGGTTTCCCCCCAGCCTCTTTCTAAAAATTATACGGTTCCTTGGGGTGCCATTCGAATACGCAGACCTCTTCGGGCACGATGGCGGCCGGCGCGACGCGGTCGGCGACGAACAGCGCGTCCGGCGAGATGGACGTGAAGCTCATGCCGGGCGGCACGTACGCGCCGCGCTGGTCGTCCGGCATGGCGGCCAGATGCCCGTAGGCCACCTGCCAGCTTTTGTCCGGCGGCAGCGGCGTGCCGGGCGGCAGCTTCACCTTGAAGCCGGTGGCCGTGCTGTCCGCGAAACAGCACCAGATGGCCAGCCGCCACAACACGAATTCCCCTTTGGCATCGAGCGCCGGATCGCGTTTGACAAAACCACGCACGGCGTAGGGCAACGTCCATCTCCCCTCGGGTTTGTTGTGGGCGATATCCAGGAGTTCCACCGTGTTGATGGGGATGTATTCCTTGCCGTCGACCGTCATATGGAGCGGCGGCGGAGTCGGCGTCTTGGGGGGCGCGGGAAGCGTCGGCGGCAGGGCGAAGGCGTCGACTTCGGGGGATGCGGCGGGAAACGGCAGCCAGTTCTGGCTGATGGCGACCATGGCGGCCAGGGCGAGGTA comes from Solidesulfovibrio fructosivorans JJ] and encodes:
- a CDS encoding TIGR03943 family putative permease subunit → MTIRPRALLARLDGLAWLAMAVFMAYLALAGDYWQYLNPKFKPLTLSAAVVLAALAVWALLRPVAKPSFSRALAYLALAAMVAISQNWLPFPAASPEVDAFALPPTLPAPPKTPTPPPLHMTVDGKEYIPINTVELLDIAHNKPEGRWTLPYAVRGFVKRDPALDAKGEFVLWRLAIWCCFADSTATGFKVKLPPGTPLPPDKSWQVAYGHLAAMPDDQRGAYVPPGMSFTSISPDALFVADRVAPAAIVPEEVCVFEWHPKEPYNF